A stretch of the Gossypium hirsutum isolate 1008001.06 chromosome D07, Gossypium_hirsutum_v2.1, whole genome shotgun sequence genome encodes the following:
- the LOC121219141 gene encoding respirasome Complex Assembly Factor 1 — protein sequence MAQPSGAESTSVKSNALQHQHENGHFPPFKVAKLLDPEASWDKDQLGDVLHWIRQVVALFCGLLWGAIPVVGGIWIFIFLAISTGIIYGYYAMILKIDEEEFGGHAALLQEGLFASITLFLLAWILVYSLAHF from the exons AATCGACATCTGTTAAATCGAATGCACTGCAACATCAGCACGAAAATGGTCACTTTCCCCCTTTCAAAGTCGCCAAGTTATTAGATCCAGAAGCTTCTTGGGACAAG GACCAATTAGGTGATGTATTGCATTGGATTCGACAAGTTGTAGCTCTTTTCTGTGGTTTATTATGGGGTGCAATCCCTGTTGTTGGAGGCATTTGGATCTTCAT TTTTCTGGCCATATCCACTGGGATTATATATGGCTATTACGCAATGATACTAAAAATAGACGAAGAAGAATTTGGAGGTCATGCAGCCCTTCTCCAGGAAGGGCTTTTTGCTTCGATAACTCTCTTTTTG TTGGCATGGATTCTGGTATACAGCTTGGCCCACTTTTGA